One Acidobacteriota bacterium genomic region harbors:
- the cdd gene encoding cytidine deaminase produces MTDQRELELIRLASEAREKAQARFSRFKVGAALRSADGRIFTGCNIENASYGLTMCAERVAIFKAVSEGFLDFQAICVVADTRRLTAPCGACRQLIWEMCGDIPVLLANLQGDRQRLSSAGLLPHPFDRESLDS; encoded by the coding sequence ATGACCGACCAGAGGGAATTGGAACTGATCCGCCTGGCTAGCGAGGCTCGTGAGAAAGCCCAAGCCCGCTTCAGCCGGTTCAAGGTGGGGGCTGCTCTGCGCTCGGCCGATGGACGCATCTTTACCGGCTGCAACATCGAGAACGCCAGCTACGGACTCACCATGTGCGCCGAGCGTGTAGCCATCTTCAAAGCCGTCTCGGAAGGCTTTCTCGACTTCCAGGCCATCTGCGTGGTGGCCGATACCCGGCGGCTGACCGCGCCCTGCGGCGCCTGCCGCCAACTGATCTGGGAGATGTGCGGCGACATCCCGGTACTGCTGGCCAACCTGCAAGGAGATCGTCAGCGTCTCAGCAGCGCCGGCCTGCTGCCTCATCCCTTTGACCGGGAATCCCTTGATTCATGA